One window from the genome of Enterobacteriaceae bacterium Kacie_13 encodes:
- the pykF gene encoding pyruvate kinase PykF, producing MKKTKIVCTIGPKTESEEMLTKLLDAGMNVMRLNFSHGDYEEHGQRIKNIRNVMAATGHKAAILLDTKGPEIRTMKLEGGKDAALVAGQTYTFTTDQSVIGNTERVAVTYAGFAADLKIGNTILVDDGLIGMEVTNVTETEVTCKVLNNGDLGENKGVNLPGVSIALPALAEKDKRDLIFGCEQGVDFVAASFIRKRSDVLEIREHLKIHGGEHIQIISKIENQEGLNNFDEILEASDGIMVARGDLGVEIPVEEVIFAQKMMIEKCNRARKVVITATQMLDSMIKNPRPTRAEAGDVANAIIDGTDAVMLSGESAKGKYPLEAVTIMATICARTDRVMQSRIDGQNDNRKLRITEAVCRGAVETAEKLDAPLIVVATSGGKSAKAVRKYFPHATILALTTNEITARQLILTKGVVTQLVKEIASTDDFYRIGKEAAIESGLAQKGDIVVMVSGALVQSGTTNTSSVHVV from the coding sequence ATGAAAAAGACCAAAATTGTTTGTACCATCGGACCGAAAACTGAATCCGAAGAAATGCTGACCAAACTGCTTGATGCAGGCATGAACGTAATGCGTCTGAACTTCTCTCACGGTGATTACGAAGAGCATGGTCAACGCATTAAGAACATCCGCAACGTGATGGCCGCGACTGGCCATAAAGCAGCTATCCTGCTGGACACCAAAGGTCCTGAAATCCGCACCATGAAACTGGAAGGCGGCAAAGATGCTGCACTGGTTGCGGGCCAGACCTACACATTCACCACCGACCAGAGTGTGATTGGTAACACTGAACGTGTTGCTGTGACCTACGCTGGCTTTGCTGCAGACCTGAAAATCGGTAACACCATTCTGGTGGACGATGGTCTGATCGGCATGGAAGTGACTAACGTCACCGAAACCGAAGTGACCTGTAAAGTTCTTAACAACGGTGATCTGGGCGAAAACAAAGGCGTTAACCTGCCAGGCGTTTCTATCGCACTGCCGGCACTGGCTGAGAAAGACAAACGCGACCTGATCTTCGGTTGTGAGCAAGGCGTTGACTTCGTTGCTGCTTCATTCATCCGTAAACGTTCTGATGTTCTGGAAATTCGCGAACACCTGAAAATCCACGGTGGCGAGCATATCCAGATCATTTCCAAAATTGAAAACCAGGAAGGCCTGAACAACTTCGACGAAATCCTCGAAGCTTCAGACGGCATCATGGTTGCCCGTGGTGACCTCGGCGTTGAAATTCCGGTTGAAGAAGTTATTTTCGCGCAGAAGATGATGATCGAAAAATGTAACCGTGCACGCAAAGTGGTTATCACCGCAACGCAGATGCTCGATTCCATGATCAAAAACCCACGCCCTACCCGCGCAGAAGCTGGTGACGTTGCTAACGCCATCATCGACGGTACTGATGCCGTGATGCTGTCTGGTGAAAGTGCTAAAGGTAAATATCCGCTGGAAGCTGTGACCATTATGGCTACCATTTGCGCGCGTACCGACCGCGTTATGCAGAGCCGCATCGATGGTCAGAACGATAACCGCAAACTGCGTATTACTGAAGCCGTCTGCCGTGGCGCAGTAGAAACTGCCGAAAAACTGGATGCTCCGTTGATCGTTGTTGCAACCAGTGGTGGTAAATCTGCTAAAGCTGTGCGTAAATACTTCCCGCACGCGACTATCCTGGCTCTGACCACTAACGAAATCACTGCGCGTCAGTTAATCCTGACCAAAGGCGTTGTGACTCAGCTGGTGAAAGAAATTGCCTCTACTGATGATTTCTATCGCATTGGTAAGGAAGCGGCGATTGAAAGCGGTTTAGCGCAGAAAGGTGATATCGTAGTGATGGTTTCTGGCGCACTGGTTCAGAGCGGCACGACCAATACTTCTTCGGTGCACGTTGTTTAA
- a CDS encoding major outer membrane lipoprotein codes for MNRTKLVLGAVILASTMLAGCSSNAKIDQLSSDVSTLNSKVDQLSNDVNAMRSDVQAAKDDAARANQRLDNQAHAYKK; via the coding sequence ATGAATCGCACTAAACTGGTACTGGGCGCTGTAATCCTGGCTTCAACTATGCTGGCTGGTTGTTCAAGCAACGCTAAAATCGATCAACTGTCTTCAGACGTTTCTACTCTGAACTCTAAAGTTGACCAACTGAGCAACGACGTGAACGCAATGCGTTCTGACGTTCAGGCAGCTAAAGACGACGCAGCACGTGCTAACCAACGTCTTGACAACCAAGCTCACGCTTACAAGAAGTAA